Proteins encoded within one genomic window of Flavobacterium gilvum:
- a CDS encoding MFS transporter produces MADLAKGSKKLLNAWAFYDWANSVYPLVISSAIFPIFYEALFSGRDHYIEVFGMNLKNSALISFVTAAAFLMVAFFSPLLSGIADYVGNKKSFMKFFCYMGALSCIGLNWFSLENIYVGLFFYFFGLIGFWGSLVFYNSYLPDIAFTEQQDAVSAKGYSLGYIGSVILLIVNLAMVMMPDTFGITGSTKGEAAMKAMKYSFVMVGIWWMLFSQYTYYFLPKGNKNEARKVTKAVVFNGFKELKKVWGLLESNIPLKRYLASFFVYSMAVQTVMLIATYFGSQEIAWESPSQSQTGLIICILLIQIIAICGAILTSKASAKFGNIPTLIVINCFWAILCSAAFFIKTPNQFYIMAALVGLVMGGIQALSRSTYSKLLPETEDTASFFSFYDVTEKIGIVIGMCVYGAIDQITGSPRLAIVFLTAFFIIGIFLLKRVPKKEIGE; encoded by the coding sequence ATGGCAGATTTAGCAAAAGGAAGCAAAAAGTTATTGAACGCATGGGCATTTTACGATTGGGCCAATTCGGTATATCCGTTGGTTATTTCGTCAGCCATTTTCCCAATATTTTATGAGGCTTTATTTTCTGGAAGAGATCATTATATTGAGGTATTCGGAATGAATTTAAAAAACTCGGCATTGATAAGCTTTGTTACTGCAGCGGCATTCCTAATGGTTGCTTTTTTTTCGCCATTATTATCTGGAATTGCCGATTATGTTGGAAATAAAAAATCCTTCATGAAATTTTTCTGTTATATGGGAGCACTTTCATGCATTGGTCTCAATTGGTTTAGCCTAGAAAATATCTACGTTGGATTGTTTTTTTACTTTTTTGGTTTAATCGGTTTTTGGGGAAGTTTGGTTTTTTATAACTCTTACTTACCTGATATTGCTTTTACCGAACAACAGGATGCCGTAAGTGCCAAAGGGTATTCCCTTGGATACATTGGAAGTGTGATTCTACTAATTGTAAATCTAGCTATGGTAATGATGCCTGATACTTTTGGAATAACTGGAAGTACTAAAGGAGAAGCTGCAATGAAAGCCATGAAATATTCCTTTGTAATGGTAGGAATCTGGTGGATGTTATTCAGTCAATATACTTATTATTTTTTGCCAAAAGGAAACAAAAATGAAGCTAGAAAAGTGACAAAAGCTGTTGTATTCAATGGTTTTAAGGAATTGAAAAAAGTATGGGGATTATTAGAAAGCAACATACCGTTAAAAAGATATTTGGCTAGCTTTTTTGTCTACAGTATGGCTGTTCAAACCGTAATGCTCATTGCAACCTATTTTGGTTCTCAAGAAATCGCTTGGGAATCTCCGAGCCAAAGCCAAACCGGACTGATAATCTGTATTTTATTAATTCAGATTATCGCTATTTGTGGAGCTATTTTAACTTCAAAAGCATCTGCCAAATTCGGAAACATACCGACACTTATTGTCATCAATTGTTTTTGGGCAATACTTTGTTCGGCTGCTTTTTTTATAAAAACTCCTAATCAGTTTTATATAATGGCTGCATTGGTAGGACTTGTTATGGGAGGAATTCAGGCTTTGTCTCGTTCAACATATTCCAAACTTTTACCTGAGACGGAAGATACAGCATCTTTTTTCAGTTTTTATGATGTAACCGAAAAAATTGGAATTGTAATTGGAATGTGTGTTTATGGTGCCATTGACCAAATTACCGGAAGCCCAAGATTGGCAATTGTGTTCCTGACTGCATTTTTTATAATTGGAATCTTTCTTTTGAAAAGAGTTCCGAAGAAGGAAATTGGTGAATAG
- a CDS encoding M48 family metallopeptidase → MKKFFFIGIAITYLVYSCASNPITGKKELNFVSNDNLFATSFQEYGTFLKDNKVITGTPDAKRVESVGLRIKAAAEKYANYKGKPEYLKGYQWEYNLVDSKDVNAWCMPGGKIVVYSGILPITKDDNGLATVMGHEVSHAIANHGAQRMSAAQLQQIGAVGLAVATGGQSAEKQQMWQQYYGLGTEVGAMLPFSRSHESEADRLGLILMTIAGFNPDETIAFWQRMAAQSGGAAQSEFFSTHPSDATRIANLQKLIPEAKEIAAKVNATK, encoded by the coding sequence ATGAAAAAGTTTTTTTTCATTGGAATAGCAATAACATATTTAGTTTACTCTTGTGCATCCAATCCCATCACAGGTAAAAAAGAACTTAATTTTGTATCCAACGATAATTTATTTGCTACTTCTTTTCAGGAGTACGGTACTTTTTTGAAAGACAATAAAGTCATTACAGGAACACCAGATGCCAAAAGAGTAGAAAGTGTTGGATTAAGAATTAAAGCTGCAGCAGAAAAGTACGCGAATTACAAAGGAAAACCAGAATATTTGAAAGGGTATCAATGGGAATATAATTTGGTCGATAGCAAAGATGTAAATGCATGGTGTATGCCAGGAGGGAAAATCGTTGTGTATTCGGGGATTTTACCAATAACCAAAGACGACAATGGATTAGCAACAGTTATGGGGCATGAAGTTTCTCACGCTATAGCAAATCACGGTGCACAAAGGATGAGTGCAGCACAACTACAGCAAATTGGTGCCGTAGGTCTTGCAGTAGCTACAGGAGGCCAAAGTGCCGAAAAACAGCAAATGTGGCAACAATATTATGGTTTAGGAACCGAAGTAGGAGCAATGCTTCCTTTTAGCAGAAGCCATGAAAGCGAAGCCGACAGATTGGGGCTAATTTTGATGACTATTGCCGGATTTAATCCAGATGAGACTATTGCTTTTTGGCAAAGGATGGCTGCACAATCCGGTGGAGCTGCACAATCAGAATTCTTTAGCACACACCCTTCTGATGCTACTCGTATAGCCAATTTGCAAAAATTAATACCTGAAGCAAAAGAGATTGCTGCCAAGGTCAATGCTACTAAATAA
- the glgB gene encoding 1,4-alpha-glucan branching protein GlgB, with the protein MNKVQTYSLFTDFDIDLFKAGKHFRLYEKLGAHPIEVDGVKGVYFAVWAPSARTVSVVGDFNYWIQGEHQLQVRWDSSGIWEGFIPGIEQGTTYKYKIQSNNGGVITEKADPFAFYCEKPPHTASVIWDLDYNWKDEKWMQNRKEHNDLDKPYSVYEVHLGSWKRHGEENRFLTYQEYAEDLVKYVKETGFTHVEFMPIMEYPYDPSWGYQLVGYFAPTSRFGNPQDFMLLVDKLHQAGIGVILDWVPSHFPEDAHGLGFFDGSNLFEHPDRRKGYHPDWKSLVFNYGRNEVRSFLISNALFWLHHYHIDGLRVDAVASMLYLDYSRNDGEWEPNFYGGRENLDTISFLKDFNEAVYSNYEGVQTIAEESTSFPMVSRPTFAGGLGFGMKWMMGWMHDTLEYFQKEPVYRKYHQNDLTFSMTYTYTENFMLPLSHDEVVYGKRSIAGRMPGDEWQKFANLRLLYSYMFAHPGTKLLFMGSEFGQSGEWDFQNSLDWHLLQYPFHNGIKSTITKLNSLYKTEPALYEKQFSPEGFEWINYSDHEQAVLSFIRKGNDSKDDLIVVLNFTPVVRENYRIGLPKSGKLTEIFNSDSTDFGGSGVKNNKKIVIEIDPYDGKEYSAPIKLPPLSAVIFKIS; encoded by the coding sequence ATGAACAAAGTACAAACCTATTCGCTTTTTACGGATTTTGACATCGATTTATTCAAAGCAGGAAAACATTTTAGACTATACGAAAAACTAGGTGCACATCCCATAGAAGTTGATGGTGTAAAAGGAGTATATTTTGCCGTATGGGCACCATCAGCAAGAACGGTTTCTGTAGTTGGAGATTTTAATTACTGGATTCAGGGAGAACATCAATTGCAAGTAAGATGGGATTCATCTGGTATTTGGGAAGGATTTATTCCCGGAATCGAACAAGGAACAACTTATAAATACAAAATTCAATCCAACAACGGGGGAGTAATCACAGAAAAAGCTGATCCATTTGCCTTTTACTGCGAAAAGCCTCCACATACCGCTTCGGTTATTTGGGATCTGGATTACAATTGGAAAGACGAAAAATGGATGCAAAACCGAAAAGAACACAACGATTTGGACAAACCATATTCCGTTTATGAAGTTCATTTGGGTTCTTGGAAAAGACATGGAGAAGAAAATCGCTTTTTAACTTATCAAGAGTATGCCGAAGATCTTGTAAAATATGTAAAAGAAACAGGCTTTACACATGTCGAATTCATGCCAATTATGGAATATCCTTATGATCCTTCATGGGGTTATCAATTGGTAGGCTATTTTGCTCCAACTTCCCGTTTTGGAAATCCTCAGGATTTTATGCTGCTTGTCGATAAATTGCACCAAGCCGGCATCGGAGTTATTTTGGATTGGGTTCCTTCACATTTTCCTGAAGATGCACATGGTTTAGGATTTTTTGATGGTTCCAATTTATTTGAGCACCCAGATCGCCGCAAGGGATATCACCCAGATTGGAAAAGTTTGGTTTTCAATTATGGACGAAATGAAGTTCGCTCCTTTTTGATCAGTAATGCGCTTTTTTGGCTACATCATTATCACATTGATGGTCTTAGAGTAGATGCTGTTGCTTCAATGCTTTATCTAGATTATTCAAGAAATGATGGTGAGTGGGAACCAAATTTTTATGGAGGAAGAGAAAACCTGGATACGATAAGTTTTTTGAAAGATTTTAACGAAGCAGTATATTCAAATTATGAAGGTGTGCAAACAATCGCCGAAGAAAGCACTTCTTTTCCGATGGTATCCAGACCTACGTTTGCCGGTGGATTAGGTTTTGGAATGAAGTGGATGATGGGTTGGATGCACGATACATTAGAATATTTTCAAAAAGAGCCAGTCTATCGAAAATACCATCAAAATGACTTGACATTTTCAATGACATATACCTATACAGAGAACTTCATGCTTCCGCTTTCACATGATGAAGTGGTGTATGGCAAAAGATCGATTGCGGGAAGAATGCCTGGAGATGAGTGGCAAAAATTTGCAAATTTAAGATTGCTTTACAGCTATATGTTTGCCCATCCCGGAACAAAATTATTGTTTATGGGTTCTGAATTTGGTCAAAGTGGAGAATGGGATTTCCAAAACAGTTTGGATTGGCATTTATTGCAATATCCTTTTCACAATGGAATAAAATCAACAATTACCAAACTTAATTCATTATACAAAACAGAACCGGCTTTGTATGAAAAACAATTCAGCCCAGAAGGATTTGAATGGATTAACTACTCCGATCACGAACAGGCTGTGTTATCTTTCATCCGAAAAGGAAACGATTCCAAAGACGATTTGATAGTTGTTCTCAATTTTACTCCAGTAGTACGTGAAAATTATAGAATAGGATTGCCTAAATCAGGAAAACTTACAGAAATATTCAATAGTGACAGTACAGATTTTGGAGGTAGTGGAGTGAAAAACAATAAAAAAATTGTGATAGAAATTGATCCTTATGACGGAAAGGAATATTCTGCTCCTATAAAGCTTCCGCCTTTGAGTGCTGTAATTTTTAAAATATCTTAA
- a CDS encoding maltokinase N-terminal cap-like domain-containing protein, producing MAEKINEAEYKDPLVFHTSWDNALEDENFIKIFATDILENYIINKRWYGGKASTLKYIEIVHSFKISSNDNTYYGVLLEVNFKEAFYQHYFMPLAFMSEEDLDTNTVIAPVIMDEKEGYLVDALHQEDFRKLLFEKIIHSKKHEESNVKFHKGKVLHDKEYISSRFMGVEQSNTSIIYNEKLVLKIFRRIYINMNPDYEISRFLTERMNFKHSPAYTGSMSIESSDGNITLGLMQELVPNQGDAWKYMLEEVDRIFDNLKTKKIAINKLPDIALFHRLQLNNVPHEIIDWAGLSIFLRIQKLATRTAEMHIALGSDIHETAFTPLTYNGDYSVWLKNRLTYQFQNRLNILENNLHKLDGLELELANQFLDHKKEIRKAFIQFDWTQMKSERIRIHGDYHLGQVLVNGDDFWILDFEGEPESTIRDRKVKQPPLKDVAGMFRSFHYAIYATIFNSNDKYPYSQNELFHAGEILYKYFVGVFLNTYTEVAQSGNLNIGYQKEIDFLLKYCLLEKAIYELGYELNSRPRWSVIPLTGIASIMGFNKAN from the coding sequence ATGGCTGAAAAAATTAACGAAGCCGAGTATAAAGACCCTCTTGTATTTCACACAAGTTGGGATAATGCGCTTGAAGACGAAAATTTTATTAAAATTTTTGCCACTGATATTTTAGAAAATTACATTATCAATAAAAGATGGTATGGAGGAAAAGCCAGCACCCTGAAATATATTGAAATTGTACATTCTTTTAAAATAAGTTCAAACGACAATACATATTACGGAGTTTTGTTAGAAGTAAATTTTAAAGAAGCTTTTTATCAGCATTATTTTATGCCATTGGCATTTATGTCTGAAGAAGATTTGGATACCAATACCGTTATTGCTCCGGTCATCATGGACGAAAAAGAGGGATACCTTGTGGATGCATTGCATCAGGAAGATTTTAGGAAATTACTTTTTGAGAAAATCATTCATTCCAAAAAACATGAAGAATCAAATGTGAAATTCCATAAAGGAAAAGTATTGCATGACAAAGAGTATATTTCTTCCCGTTTTATGGGCGTAGAACAAAGCAATACTTCGATTATTTACAATGAAAAATTGGTTCTGAAAATTTTCAGAAGGATTTACATCAACATGAATCCCGATTATGAAATAAGCCGTTTTTTAACAGAACGAATGAATTTTAAACATTCGCCGGCTTATACAGGAAGCATGAGCATTGAGTCTTCGGATGGGAATATTACACTAGGGTTAATGCAGGAATTAGTTCCAAATCAAGGTGATGCATGGAAGTATATGCTCGAAGAAGTGGATCGAATTTTTGACAATTTAAAAACAAAAAAAATCGCTATTAATAAACTTCCGGACATAGCACTTTTCCACAGATTACAATTAAACAATGTACCCCATGAAATTATTGATTGGGCAGGATTAAGCATTTTTTTAAGAATTCAAAAACTGGCAACCCGAACTGCCGAAATGCACATCGCATTGGGCAGCGACATCCATGAAACGGCTTTTACGCCGCTTACCTACAATGGTGATTATTCAGTTTGGCTAAAAAACAGATTAACGTATCAGTTTCAGAACCGTCTCAATATTCTGGAAAATAATTTACACAAGCTGGATGGATTAGAACTGGAGCTCGCCAATCAGTTTTTGGATCATAAAAAAGAAATTCGAAAAGCGTTTATTCAATTTGATTGGACACAGATGAAATCGGAGCGAATTCGTATTCATGGAGATTATCATTTGGGACAGGTTTTAGTCAATGGAGACGATTTTTGGATTCTTGATTTCGAAGGAGAACCAGAAAGTACCATTAGGGACAGAAAAGTAAAACAGCCTCCGCTAAAAGATGTAGCCGGAATGTTTCGTTCTTTTCATTATGCGATTTACGCAACAATCTTCAACAGCAACGATAAATATCCGTATTCACAAAATGAACTTTTTCACGCTGGAGAAATTTTATATAAATATTTCGTGGGTGTCTTTTTGAACACCTATACCGAAGTGGCACAATCTGGCAATCTGAATATTGGTTATCAAAAAGAAATTGACTTTTTATTAAAATATTGCCTTTTAGAAAAAGCTATTTACGAATTGGGTTATGAATTGAATTCCAGACCAAGGTGGTCCGTAATTCCCTTGACTGGAATTGCCAGTATAATGGGGTTTAACAAAGCTAACTAA
- a CDS encoding alpha-1,4-glucan--maltose-1-phosphate maltosyltransferase — MQNQTRIIIENVLPQLNGGNFAIKRIVGQKVVVTAEVFSDGHDVVESCVKFKHESENEWREVRMTPTHNDEWFAEFQVDKQGKYTYFVEGWVDYALNWQHGTERKINDNQYVKSELLEGAEYVRAILNLVDGADNEYLNQLIYYFTTEHEYDNAVRETKSERLFHIFKKYPIRFLENKSIELEIYVDRKKALFSTWYEFFPRSASAEDGKHGTFKDCERLLSRVADMGFDTLYFPPIHPIGEVNRKGKNNATNAEWGDVGSPWGIGSQYGGHKSTHPELGTIEDFKELVQKAKNLGIEVAMDYALQAAPDHPYVKDFPQWFKWRPDGTVQYAENPPKKYQDIQPIYFETSDWKNLWKELLDVALFWIEECDIQIFRVDNPHTKPFYFWGWLIAEVKKKHPNVLFLAEAFTRPKIMNELAKQGFSQSYTYFTWRNTKKELTEYVEELTQTEQKEFYRPNFWPNTPDINPFALQNGNESIHLQKYFLAATLSSNVGIYGPVFEYMISTPMAQGKEEYLHSEKYQCYKWDWNIQNKLIALIKKINILRKEHSSLQQTNNIAFCETNNEQIIAYYKFDDEKQDETLMVVSLDAHHTGRAMVKLPIEKIGTQNIQITDLITGNTYAWDNEWNYVELSPELPFHLFKIHK, encoded by the coding sequence ATGCAGAATCAAACCCGTATTATTATAGAAAATGTTTTGCCCCAGCTTAATGGAGGCAACTTTGCCATTAAAAGAATTGTTGGCCAAAAAGTAGTTGTTACCGCTGAAGTTTTTTCAGATGGACATGATGTTGTGGAATCTTGTGTCAAATTTAAGCACGAATCCGAAAATGAATGGAGGGAAGTTCGAATGACTCCCACTCACAATGATGAATGGTTTGCCGAATTCCAAGTTGACAAACAAGGGAAATACACCTATTTTGTTGAAGGATGGGTCGATTATGCTTTGAACTGGCAACATGGTACCGAACGAAAAATCAATGACAATCAATACGTTAAATCCGAATTATTGGAAGGTGCAGAATATGTTCGAGCTATTTTGAATTTGGTCGACGGAGCTGATAATGAATATCTGAATCAGTTAATTTATTATTTTACGACTGAGCATGAATATGATAATGCCGTTAGAGAAACAAAATCAGAAAGACTATTTCATATTTTCAAAAAATACCCAATTCGCTTTTTAGAAAATAAATCAATTGAATTGGAAATATATGTTGATAGAAAAAAAGCCTTATTCAGTACCTGGTATGAATTTTTTCCACGTTCTGCATCTGCCGAAGATGGAAAACATGGTACTTTCAAAGACTGTGAACGATTACTTTCCAGAGTTGCCGATATGGGATTTGATACACTTTATTTTCCTCCTATTCATCCGATTGGTGAAGTAAACCGAAAAGGGAAAAATAACGCTACAAACGCAGAATGGGGTGATGTAGGTTCGCCTTGGGGAATTGGTTCTCAATATGGAGGACACAAATCTACACATCCCGAATTGGGAACTATTGAGGATTTTAAAGAATTGGTACAAAAAGCAAAAAATCTGGGAATCGAAGTCGCAATGGATTACGCATTGCAGGCGGCGCCAGATCATCCGTATGTGAAGGATTTTCCGCAGTGGTTTAAATGGAGACCAGACGGAACCGTTCAATACGCCGAAAATCCTCCAAAAAAATACCAAGACATTCAGCCAATCTATTTTGAGACCTCAGATTGGAAAAATCTTTGGAAGGAATTACTGGATGTTGCCTTATTTTGGATTGAAGAATGTGATATTCAAATTTTCAGAGTAGACAATCCTCATACCAAACCATTTTATTTTTGGGGTTGGCTTATCGCCGAAGTCAAAAAGAAACATCCAAATGTTTTGTTTTTGGCAGAAGCATTTACGCGTCCAAAAATAATGAATGAGTTGGCAAAACAAGGTTTTAGTCAATCTTACACTTATTTTACATGGAGAAATACCAAGAAAGAATTGACCGAATATGTGGAGGAATTGACTCAAACAGAACAAAAAGAATTTTACAGACCTAATTTTTGGCCCAATACACCAGACATAAATCCTTTTGCATTGCAAAATGGAAACGAGTCTATTCATTTGCAAAAATATTTTCTGGCAGCAACTTTAAGTTCCAATGTTGGGATTTATGGCCCTGTTTTCGAATACATGATTAGTACTCCAATGGCACAGGGAAAAGAAGAATATCTGCACTCTGAAAAGTATCAATGTTACAAATGGGACTGGAACATTCAAAATAAATTAATTGCTCTTATCAAAAAAATCAACATACTCCGTAAGGAACATTCTTCATTACAGCAAACTAATAATATTGCTTTTTGTGAGACAAACAATGAACAGATAATTGCCTATTATAAATTTGATGACGAAAAACAAGATGAGACTTTAATGGTTGTTAGTTTGGATGCACATCATACCGGAAGGGCAATGGTGAAACTTCCAATTGAAAAAATTGGTACTCAAAACATTCAAATTACCGATTTGATAACCGGAAACACCTATGCATGGGATAACGAATGGAATTATGTAGAACTTTCTCCTGAATTGCCTTTTCACTTATTTAAAATTCATAAATAA
- a CDS encoding glucose-1-phosphate adenylyltransferase → MKAKKKNVIAIILGGGQGSRLYPLTAKRSKPAVPIAGKYRLVDIPISNCINSDVRRMFVLTQFNSASLNAHIKNTYNFSIFSQSFVDILAAEQTPDNPTWFQGTADAVRQCMSHFLNHEFDYALILSGDQLYQMDFNEMIEAHIEADADISIATLPVNDKDAPEFGILKTNSENEIVSFIEKPAKELLPEWTSEVSEEMKILGKNYLASMGIYIFNRKLLIDLMSDPNTKDFGKEIIPQAVGNKKLLSYQYEGYWTDIGNIDSFFEANIGLTDDLPKFNLFDNKNKIFTRPRLLSPSKFHKTMVEKSVISEGCIIRAKEITKSIIGNRSRIGEETVVKNTYVMGNDFYQNIDDIKDDIEKGKPVIGIGERCYIDYAIVDKNCRIGDDVYIKGGKHLPDSNNELYCVKDGIIVIRKEAIIPNNYKIE, encoded by the coding sequence ATGAAAGCTAAAAAGAAAAATGTTATCGCAATTATTTTGGGAGGCGGCCAGGGTTCAAGATTATATCCATTAACAGCCAAAAGATCAAAACCTGCTGTCCCTATCGCAGGAAAATACAGGTTGGTTGATATTCCGATTTCTAATTGTATAAATTCTGATGTACGAAGAATGTTTGTGCTAACGCAATTCAATTCTGCATCTTTGAATGCGCACATTAAAAACACCTATAATTTCAGCATTTTCAGCCAGTCTTTTGTTGATATCCTGGCAGCAGAGCAAACACCAGACAACCCAACCTGGTTTCAGGGTACTGCAGATGCAGTTAGACAATGTATGTCTCATTTTTTAAACCATGAATTTGATTATGCCTTAATTCTATCTGGTGATCAATTGTATCAAATGGATTTTAATGAAATGATTGAAGCTCATATCGAGGCCGATGCTGATATTTCTATTGCAACTTTGCCTGTAAATGACAAAGATGCTCCTGAATTCGGTATATTAAAAACCAATTCAGAGAATGAGATTGTTTCTTTTATAGAAAAACCTGCCAAAGAATTATTGCCCGAATGGACATCAGAGGTAAGCGAAGAAATGAAAATCCTTGGAAAAAACTATTTGGCTTCTATGGGAATCTATATTTTCAACAGAAAATTATTGATTGATTTAATGTCTGATCCAAACACAAAAGATTTTGGAAAAGAAATTATTCCGCAAGCTGTTGGGAACAAAAAATTACTAAGCTATCAATACGAAGGATACTGGACTGATATTGGAAATATTGACTCCTTTTTTGAAGCGAATATTGGATTAACAGATGATCTGCCAAAATTCAATTTATTTGATAACAAAAATAAAATCTTCACAAGACCACGTTTGCTGTCTCCATCAAAATTTCATAAAACGATGGTTGAAAAGTCCGTAATCTCCGAAGGCTGTATTATTCGAGCCAAAGAAATTACCAAATCGATAATTGGAAACAGATCCCGAATAGGTGAAGAAACGGTGGTTAAAAACACTTATGTGATGGGTAATGATTTTTATCAGAATATCGATGACATCAAAGACGATATCGAAAAAGGAAAACCGGTAATTGGAATTGGAGAAAGATGTTATATTGATTATGCTATTGTGGATAAAAATTGCAGAATTGGTGACGATGTATATATTAAAGGCGGAAAACATTTACCCGATTCAAACAATGAATTATACTGTGTAAAAGATGGAATTATTGTTATTCGAAAAGAAGCCATAATTCCAAATAATTATAAAATCGAATAA
- a CDS encoding glycogen synthase — MEIFHIGAECYPVAKVGGLADVIGALPKYQSSFKNQVRVVIPSYETTFRKENNFECVHWGKLKLGTFNFPFTVQKETSNKLGFELYLIEIPELFDRPNVYNYKDDIERFVSFQIATLDWIIGRNSMPDIIHCHDHHTGLIPFMKKFCPKYEKIKDITTLITIHNSLYQGIFTFNKLYYLPEFDLVHIKELEWENYINSLASGIKCADAITTVSPSYLNEINYTGSGLETLYQRVRDKSKGILNGIDLTIWNPEKDFMINTNYSNSDFYEGKQRNKEELCLHFGMNPAKPLFSFIGRLYNEKGADLLSKVVQSAMATLKEEINILILGYGDTEIENQLTQLLPVYKGNYSVYIGYNEELAHKTYAGSDFIMIPSRVEPCGLNQMYALRYGTIPIVRRTGGLRDTISDFEDNGNGICHEQPSAEDVCDAIDRAVNLYKDKDRTNALRIKGMNTDHSWENVSQEYLELYNLIIAKKYES; from the coding sequence ATGGAGATATTTCACATTGGAGCAGAATGTTACCCAGTAGCAAAAGTGGGTGGCTTGGCCGATGTAATTGGAGCGTTGCCAAAATATCAAAGTAGCTTCAAAAATCAGGTTCGTGTAGTTATTCCGTCTTATGAAACAACGTTTAGAAAAGAAAATAATTTTGAGTGCGTTCATTGGGGAAAATTAAAACTTGGCACTTTTAATTTCCCTTTTACTGTACAAAAGGAAACATCCAATAAATTGGGTTTTGAATTGTATCTGATAGAAATACCAGAACTTTTTGACCGCCCTAACGTTTATAATTATAAAGACGATATAGAACGGTTTGTATCTTTTCAGATTGCAACATTAGACTGGATAATTGGAAGAAATTCAATGCCTGATATCATTCATTGCCATGATCATCATACAGGATTGATTCCTTTTATGAAAAAATTTTGTCCAAAATATGAGAAAATAAAAGACATAACAACCCTGATTACGATTCATAACAGTTTGTACCAAGGGATATTTACATTTAATAAATTATATTATTTGCCCGAATTTGATTTGGTTCATATAAAAGAGTTGGAATGGGAAAATTATATTAATTCTTTGGCCTCAGGAATAAAATGCGCCGATGCAATTACAACTGTTTCTCCAAGTTATCTCAACGAAATAAATTATACGGGTAGTGGATTGGAAACATTGTATCAGCGGGTTCGAGACAAATCAAAAGGTATTCTCAACGGAATTGACCTTACTATTTGGAATCCCGAAAAGGATTTTATGATTAATACAAATTATTCGAATTCTGATTTTTACGAAGGAAAACAACGAAATAAAGAAGAATTGTGTTTGCATTTTGGAATGAATCCAGCAAAACCACTTTTTAGCTTTATTGGAAGATTATATAATGAAAAAGGTGCTGATTTACTGTCAAAAGTAGTTCAATCAGCTATGGCAACTTTAAAAGAAGAAATTAATATACTGATTCTGGGATATGGAGATACGGAAATAGAAAATCAACTGACACAGTTGCTTCCCGTTTATAAAGGAAATTATTCCGTATATATAGGTTACAATGAAGAACTGGCGCATAAAACCTATGCAGGTTCAGATTTTATTATGATTCCGTCACGCGTTGAGCCTTGCGGATTGAATCAGATGTATGCTTTGCGATATGGAACAATACCAATTGTACGAAGAACTGGTGGCTTGAGAGATACAATTAGTGATTTTGAAGACAATGGAAATGGAATTTGCCATGAACAGCCTTCGGCAGAAGATGTTTGTGACGCCATAGATAGAGCGGTCAATTTATATAAAGATAAAGACCGCACCAATGCATTAAGAATAAAAGGAATGAATACAGATCATTCTTGGGAAAATGTTAGCCAAGAATATTTAGAATTATATAATTTAATTATTGCAAAGAAATATGAAAGCTAA